Below is a genomic region from Granulicella sp. L56.
CACTTTATCGCGCAATTGCTCCCATGATTCGAGACGGCTGGATTGCCTCCACAAGCGAGAGCCACGCTCGATTCCGCACAGCGACTGTGACAAAGAAAGGACAGCGACTCCTGACCGATGCAAACAAACGCTGGGAAGAAGTGCAGCACACCGTCATTGGCAAATTTGGACAGAAGAAGTACAAGGCGCTCCTGACCGAGCTGAATCGGTTGGCAGACTGCGCAGTTTAGGGGCGACCGAACTCATTTCCTTTGCAAAAAATCGGACTGAACACCACATCGAAGGCCCGCCTGCATCCAAAGTGATGAGGTGACGAATGCTTTTTTACCTGCAAATGAGATGGAATATCGAAGGCCGGATCTCCCTGAATGACGTCTTCGATCTCCAAAAGTCCGAAGAAGAAACTGTCGCAGGCCGCATCAAGGTTATAGGAATGTATAAGGTCGCAGCGCAGCGCCGGGTGATCGCAATCATCGACATAGAGAATGCCGACGAACTGGACCGCAATTTTATGGCTCGCTTGCCACTCCGCGAATACCTTGAATTGGAAGCAGTCTGGGCTTTGCGGACCTATGAAAGCTTTCTTGAGGATTGCAAATCTGGATTCAAGGATACCCATCCCCTAGAGCCGCAATCAGTCGTTTAGAAGCTTCCTGATCGGACAGGATGTTCATGAAGCAGCTAGTGACGCCGATGCCGGCAATAAATTCCCCCATCCGCGCGGAAAGCCGGCACAAGAGTCGAAGTCGAAATATCACTCCAGATGACTGATTCTGCATCTCAAATCTGAGGTTTGTTGATCGTGCACTTTGAGAAGACGGAGCTATTGAATATTGCGTTCGAAATGGCCGGGCCAGTGTCTGGATCGACCGTATTCCTGTTGCACGGGTGGCCAGATGCACCAGTCGGCTGGACGCATGTCGCTTCAAGATTACAGGGCGAGGGATTCAGAACGATAACCCCATATCTGCGCGGGTCATATCCCACTGAGTTCCTATCCCAGTCCACTCCCAGGTTTGCGGGAGCGGTGGCCATGGCCCAGGATGTGATCGACCTCGCAAATAAATTGAGAATTAAATCGTTCGCTGTTGTTGGACACGATTGGGGCGCACGTATCGCGTACACACTTGCAACGCTATTTCCAGAACGTATTCGAGCGATGGCCGCCCTCGCACTGGCATACCAGCCTCGCGGAGAGTTTCGCCTTGGAAGCTTCGCTCAGTCAAAGCAATTCTGGTATCAGTTCTTCCAATGCACAGATAGCGGAGCCGAGGCGGTGCGAAGAGATCCGATTGGATTCGCTCGAGTTCAGTGGGACACCTGGAGCCCCTCCGGATGGTTCACCGAGGAAGACTTTACCGCTGCAAGCAGATATTTCGAAAAGCCGGACTGGGCTGAAATCACCTTGAACGCCTATCGATCCAGGTATTTGAACGGCGAGGTAATCGATCACCGCTACGACGAACTTCAAGCGCTAATCAACAGCAGTGAGTCAATCTCAGTTCCGACTATCATGATCCAAGGTGCCTCAGATTTTTGCGACCTTCCCGCTGCTTCAGAAAATCAAGAAAAATATTTTCTGCGGCACTATAAACGTGTCGTTCTGGAGGGTATTGGCCATTTTCCGCATCGGGAAACTCCCGATGCAGTCGGCGAAGCTGTGTTACGCCTCTTGATCTAATCAGGCTTCAAATCCAGAGTGGCCACGTTTTTTTCAATTTAGGTGCACGGAGGACTGCTGAACGCGATGCTCGTTTGTGCTTCCTAATCCGTGGCCGCCGTGAGCCATCTCCTACGCCACTTATCTCTCAAATATTTACGCCAAACAAGTCCAAAAGCAACACATATGCGGCACGAATCATCGTGAAACCGTTGCTTCAAACCAAGGAATGATCGAAACGACAGTTTTGTAAGTTAGGAGCCTACTCTATATCCATCGAATGTGTCCTTTCTTATGACACCGGTAGACAATTCTCGAACACTCTCGCTAAAAGAGTGAATGGAACGACATTCGTTCCATCCACCCGAGCTCGCGACGATTACTCGTCGTCGGCTCCGTCCGAAGGATCATCTGCGGCCTCGACCTTCGAGAGCCGCTTGATGCTGATGGCGTGGATCTCGGCGATCCGGTGCTTGAAGGTGACACCCTTGACCTCATCTTCCACCTCGCGATAACGGAGGATGCCTTCCAAGGTAACCAGCTGCCCCTTTTGGAGAGTTTTGGCGAACTTCGAGAGATTCCTCCAGGCATCGACGCGATGCCATTCGGNNNNNNNNNNCGACCCGAACTGCTATCAGGCCAAGGTCGCTGCTCATCTTGCCAAGCGGGTCGCCGCGAAGCCGCAGCTCGTCCAGATCAGCACCGCTTACGGCAAGCAGCAGGAAGGCAGTAAGGTCTTGCCCCGTAACCAATACACCGCCATTCGGGACGAGAAGCCGAAATCAAAGGACGAGGCAAAGCGGCCCGAGTTCAAGGTCTGCAAGTTTGCCACAGAGGCCATCATCGCCGAGGGCAGCGATGTTGGCACCGTCCACAAGGTCTGCGCCAATTCCACTTGCCCGGTACATCGTCCCAAGCAGGAGAAGAATCGTGACGATGTGAAATGGAAGGCAGAACAGGAGAAGCAGCGCAAGGAGCAAGCCATCGCCAACACCACGGGCATTCGCGTATTGAAGGTTATTGGAGACGCTGTCCCGGTACGACTCATGAAGAAAGACTTGCTCTTCGTTCTGATCCAAACGTTTCCGCTGTTGAACGAGTGGCAGTTGCAAACACTGGCGCGGCAGCATGGTATCCGCAAAGACCGGGAAACCGACATGCTGGACAAGATGTTTCCCGCTCTCCTGCGTCGTGCTGACGAGGGAACACTATCTCGTTTGCTTGTCGAGGTGAGTGTCGTCCTTGCCACTGGCCGAAACAACGGAACGAACGCTCTTCGCGAGGCAGCCACCGTTTACAAGGTGGACACCGATGCGATTACTCTCAAGGTCAAGCAGGAATTCGCTGCCAAGGCGAAGACCAAGAAGGAAACCAAACCGCCAACTTCATCCACGGGCAAGAGTCGTAGAGCAGCGTAGGAAACTTTGGGGAGCCGCGAGGCTCCCCACTTTTCTTGTTTGCATTCTCGGCTCCGCGCCGGGCAGCAGGGCGACGTTCCCCCTTCCTGCACCTGCCCCCTTTACTGCCTGCGGCGCTCTCGAGAGACTACCTGCGAGGTCGATTAGGTTTCGAAGATTTATAAGAAGCGCGGCGCCCCCAACCACTTTCGTCCGATAAACATCCTGACCCACAATCCAAGCAAACCCTGCCAGGCATCAACCGTACGTAAGATCTGTGCTCTGACCGACCTCGATGATATAGCCGTCAGGATCGCGGATATAGCAGCGGATCTCGCCGTACTTGGGGATCGGCTCCGTGATGAACTCTGCTCCGCGACTCTTCCACAGTTCATAGCGCGCTTGAATATCCGCAACCCGGAAATTTAAGAAACTGTTGAGGTGGTTCGGGTCAGGGACGCTGAGCGATACCGTCGGCTTATCCGGGGTTGGTCCGCCCCCCACGTTGATAATCATCCAGATATTCGCAAGCTGAAGGTACCCGGGCGCGTTGCCGTCGCCCCTGCTCAAGATGCGAGCACCGAAGACCTTCTCGTAGTAGTCCAGCGATCGTTGGATATCGGCCACGGTTATAAAATGCGCGATGCTCATCCCCTCCTTCGGGGGCATCTCATAGCTTTTCTGATCGATTTGTACATTACTCATTTGACGACTCCAATTCGGATAGATTTACCAGCAGGGGGAACCGCGGAACCAGCCCTTACTTACCGACTCACTTTTTCTTCTCGTTGAGTGCTTGTAGAAGAAGTTTCAGAACTGCTTCATCAGAGAACGGGTTCTGGCCCGAGATCAACTCTCGATCCTGAAGGGCGTAGCTCCCCCATGGAGCGACAACACTCACGTCGCCACCCGCCGTACGCAAGGCGAAGTCCGGGTAAAACAGAACCTTACCACCAATCTCAAGCGGCTCGCGCTGCTGCTCTTCCGCCGTCGCAAAGATAGTCATCTTATATCCGGCATAGATCCAGCCTTGAGCCTTGGCCTGCGCTCCGGCGACATCGCCCGCTGCCAGCGCGGCGACGAACTCCCACGAATTTGGAAGAGCCGATAGCAGTGAAATCGGGCCATGGCAGAGCACAGCCGTAGGCTTGGACGTTTCGTGAAAGTGTCTCAGCACGATGCCGGCATTGGGATCATCCAGAAGATCGATCATCGGGCCATGGCCGCCCGGAACGAAAACAGCGTCATATTGATCCAGGCCCGACGCGATGACATCCCTGATGCGAACTGGATCTCTGAGCCCAAGCAAGCCGTCGCGGAATAGCAGGTAGTCCTGCAGCTTGGCCGCGTCCCCGCCGAAAAAGCCGATGACCTCGGAATAGACATCCACCTGCGGCGTATTGCCGGTGGGGTTGGCGAAGGTG
It encodes:
- a CDS encoding alpha/beta fold hydrolase, which encodes MAGPVSGSTVFLLHGWPDAPVGWTHVASRLQGEGFRTITPYLRGSYPTEFLSQSTPRFAGAVAMAQDVIDLANKLRIKSFAVVGHDWGARIAYTLATLFPERIRAMAALALAYQPRGEFRLGSFAQSKQFWYQFFQCTDSGAEAVRRDPIGFARVQWDTWSPSGWFTEEDFTAASRYFEKPDWAEITLNAYRSRYLNGEVIDHRYDELQALINSSESISVPTIMIQGASDFCDLPAASENQEKYFLRHYKRVVLEGIGHFPHRETPDAVGEAVLRLLI
- a CDS encoding single-stranded DNA-binding protein, whose protein sequence is EWHRVDAWRNLSKFAKTLQKGQLVTLEGILRYREVEDEVKGVTFKHRIAEIHAISIKRLSKVEAADDPSDGADDE
- a CDS encoding type 1 glutamine amidotransferase domain-containing protein, which gives rise to MTTKGKILALISSGRGLPLKDGKIYTGAGYYLNEVTVPVRALMEEGYEITFANPTGNTPQVDVYSEVIGFFGGDAAKLQDYLLFRDGLLGLRDPVRIRDVIASGLDQYDAVFVPGGHGPMIDLLDDPNAGIVLRHFHETSKPTAVLCHGPISLLSALPNSWEFVAALAAGDVAGAQAKAQGWIYAGYKMTIFATAEEQQREPLEIGGKVLFYPDFALRTAGGDVSVVAPWGSYALQDRELISGQNPFSDEAVLKLLLQALNEKKK
- a CDS encoding MarR family winged helix-turn-helix transcriptional regulator — translated: MDRTSLYRAIAPMIRDGWIASTSESHARFRTATVTKKGQRLLTDANKRWEEVQHTVIGKFGQKKYKALLTELNRLADCAV
- a CDS encoding muconolactone Delta-isomerase family protein; this translates as MLFYLQMRWNIEGRISLNDVFDLQKSEEETVAGRIKVIGMYKVAAQRRVIAIIDIENADELDRNFMARLPLREYLELEAVWALRTYESFLEDCKSGFKDTHPLEPQSVV
- a CDS encoding VOC family protein; this translates as MSNVQIDQKSYEMPPKEGMSIAHFITVADIQRSLDYYEKVFGARILSRGDGNAPGYLQLANIWMIINVGGGPTPDKPTVSLSVPDPNHLNSFLNFRVADIQARYELWKSRGAEFITEPIPKYGEIRCYIRDPDGYIIEVGQSTDLTYG